From Chryseobacterium salivictor, a single genomic window includes:
- a CDS encoding site-specific integrase, producing MNKTFNLLFYVKKAKVNSAGEAPIYLRITIDGKISEISTKRTVNPLKWNSAMQKVSGSSEESKSLNFYLKTFEQKVYDTYHELMRDKETVTCEALKNKLLGRGELSRTLVPVFQDHNDRMEKLVGKEFAPGTLTRYKTTLKHTKEFLKWKYNISDIDIKKIDYAFLNDFELFLRTEKSCNNNSAVKYIKNLGKIIHICLANGWMERDPFMNYQSKYDEVTRMFLNEKEIEVLFTKDFKNERLSLVRDIFLFSCFTGLAYIDTKELTYHNINLGLDGSQWIYTKRQKTKTISNIPLLSQTEKIIEKYKNHPVCVNNGKLLPILSNQKMNAYLKEIADLCGINKELTYHIARHTFATTITLSNGVSIESVSKMLGHKSIKTTQHYAKILDKKVSEDMMLLKQKFVDRKNVAANSQVVG from the coding sequence ATGAACAAGACATTCAATTTACTTTTCTATGTAAAAAAAGCTAAAGTCAATTCTGCGGGAGAAGCTCCTATTTATTTGCGAATTACGATTGACGGTAAAATATCCGAAATCAGCACAAAACGTACTGTAAATCCTTTGAAATGGAATTCTGCGATGCAGAAGGTGAGTGGTTCTTCAGAAGAAAGCAAATCGCTTAATTTTTATTTAAAAACATTTGAGCAAAAAGTTTACGATACTTATCATGAATTGATGAGGGATAAAGAAACAGTGACTTGTGAAGCGCTTAAAAATAAGCTATTGGGTAGAGGTGAACTTTCAAGAACACTTGTTCCGGTTTTTCAGGATCATAATGACCGAATGGAAAAGTTGGTAGGGAAGGAGTTCGCTCCTGGAACATTAACCCGCTATAAAACCACTCTAAAGCACACCAAAGAGTTTTTGAAATGGAAGTATAATATTTCAGACATTGATATTAAGAAAATAGATTACGCTTTTCTGAATGATTTTGAACTGTTTTTAAGAACCGAAAAATCCTGTAACAATAATTCTGCTGTTAAGTATATCAAAAATTTAGGAAAGATTATTCATATTTGTCTTGCAAATGGATGGATGGAAAGAGATCCTTTTATGAATTATCAATCCAAGTATGATGAAGTAACAAGAATGTTTCTCAATGAAAAGGAAATAGAGGTGCTTTTTACTAAAGATTTTAAAAATGAAAGATTGTCATTGGTAAGAGATATTTTCCTCTTCAGCTGTTTCACTGGATTAGCATATATTGATACTAAAGAACTCACCTATCACAATATCAATTTGGGACTAGATGGATCTCAATGGATTTATACCAAACGTCAGAAAACTAAAACGATCTCTAATATTCCTTTGCTTTCTCAAACTGAAAAAATCATTGAAAAATATAAAAATCATCCTGTATGTGTGAATAATGGAAAGCTACTCCCTATTCTTAGTAATCAAAAAATGAACGCTTATTTGAAAGAGATAGCAGATTTATGTGGTATTAATAAAGAATTAACTTATCATATTGCCCGTCATACTTTTGCAACGACTATTACTTTGTCTAATGGGGTTTCTATTGAAAGTGTAAGTAAAATGCTGGGTCACAAAAGTATTAAAACTACCCAGCATTATGCTAAAATTCTGGATAAAAAAGTAAGCGAAGACATGATGTTATTGAAACAAAAATTTGTTGATAGAAAGAATGTGGCAGCAAACTCTCAAGTAGTTGGTTAG
- a CDS encoding SMC family protein, with protein MINIQSIEAIVLDKQKIRYGFKYDFSAGLNIISGDNSSGKSTILSCIYYCLGMEQLAATGNSDGLKECLKSSFKYENNTISVDESHAELHLYNEKKDFAIVKRSIKSNYGEDANILFVQVNDGDFEEKFIHAKGDSDHESGFYRWLSDFSGIDIPVFESESGVQKILYLQQIFASSFVEQTKGWSDFFAQVPIFGTKKAKQKIVEFTLGLSGLVEEFELDKLKEEEKEIKTYWSNSVDNFQSLLAYNNFSTPNLPRIFTTDLTPKKISKLTINTRALNDKYESLEQVILYTKTVFDELQKKNSVNTDLKESNSLLLQRQIQLRTDLKFLNEEINTLQKEKINEQTKISKYESTLEQLKREIEVLEGLQKINHLETFHVGSVKNCPVCNSSLSANPDIELQNVERVNAIKSLSFYKAERSLYESYIKSAKNLLERFDRTLLYYNERISDLRINLETIDKEIVDDSRIPSRVAINDEINYRFELNKLEKVKVQFDQFKVYLTEFAENLSAIKERREILKSHQAQDNELAYAFQKTFLKYLESFGYSKEILGRIFISTEENNKLFPVVNTPGIIPQPIRLMSSASDFIRAQWAFYLSLLVKAKFHLGILVLDEPGQHAMATEDLKMLLKEAAKIKNRQVIIAISKEDKIKKEELLDGSTIEAKEINLLTMIKDTGLTDGKDYKLNMIDGNGRKDKCIQRLI; from the coding sequence ATGATTAATATCCAAAGTATCGAAGCAATAGTACTTGATAAGCAGAAAATACGATATGGTTTTAAATATGATTTTAGTGCTGGTTTAAATATTATATCTGGTGATAATTCCAGTGGTAAATCTACTATATTGTCCTGCATATATTACTGTCTAGGTATGGAACAGTTAGCTGCAACCGGTAACTCTGATGGTTTGAAAGAATGCTTAAAGAGTAGTTTCAAGTATGAGAATAATACTATTTCAGTTGATGAGTCTCATGCAGAGCTCCATTTATACAATGAAAAAAAGGACTTTGCCATTGTAAAACGTTCAATTAAGTCAAATTATGGAGAAGATGCTAACATTCTTTTTGTTCAGGTAAATGATGGTGATTTTGAGGAGAAGTTCATTCATGCAAAAGGAGATAGTGATCATGAGAGTGGCTTTTATCGCTGGTTATCTGATTTTTCAGGAATAGATATACCTGTTTTTGAAAGTGAAAGCGGAGTGCAGAAAATATTGTACTTACAGCAAATCTTCGCTAGTTCTTTCGTAGAACAAACCAAAGGGTGGTCCGACTTTTTTGCACAAGTGCCAATATTTGGCACAAAAAAAGCAAAGCAAAAGATTGTGGAATTTACTTTGGGGTTAAGTGGTCTTGTAGAAGAATTTGAACTCGATAAACTAAAAGAAGAGGAAAAAGAAATTAAAACCTACTGGTCAAATTCAGTTGACAATTTTCAGTCACTATTAGCTTATAATAATTTCTCGACTCCAAACTTGCCCAGAATCTTTACAACAGATTTGACACCAAAAAAGATAAGTAAATTAACAATTAATACGAGAGCATTAAATGATAAATACGAGAGTTTAGAACAAGTGATATTGTATACAAAAACTGTCTTTGATGAATTGCAGAAAAAAAATAGTGTTAATACAGATTTAAAAGAAAGCAATAGCCTGTTACTACAAAGACAAATACAACTAAGAACCGATTTAAAATTTCTTAACGAAGAGATAAATACTCTCCAGAAGGAAAAAATAAATGAACAAACTAAAATTTCAAAGTATGAATCCACTTTAGAACAGCTTAAAAGAGAGATTGAAGTATTGGAAGGTTTGCAAAAAATTAATCATTTAGAAACGTTTCATGTAGGTTCTGTAAAAAATTGCCCTGTTTGTAATTCTTCATTATCGGCAAATCCAGATATTGAATTACAAAATGTTGAGCGTGTAAATGCTATAAAATCCTTATCATTTTATAAAGCAGAACGCAGTCTTTATGAGTCTTACATTAAAAGTGCAAAGAATCTTCTTGAACGTTTTGATAGAACTCTGCTTTATTATAATGAGCGGATTAGTGATTTGAGAATTAATCTTGAAACCATAGATAAAGAAATTGTCGATGATTCCAGAATCCCTTCTCGTGTTGCAATTAATGATGAGATTAATTACCGATTTGAGTTAAATAAATTGGAAAAAGTAAAGGTACAATTTGATCAATTTAAAGTTTATTTGACAGAATTTGCTGAGAATTTATCAGCCATAAAAGAAAGGAGAGAAATACTGAAATCTCATCAGGCACAAGATAATGAATTAGCATACGCATTTCAGAAAACCTTTCTTAAATATTTGGAATCATTTGGATATTCAAAAGAGATTCTCGGTAGAATTTTTATTTCAACAGAAGAAAATAACAAGTTGTTTCCAGTCGTAAATACTCCAGGCATAATTCCTCAACCGATAAGACTAATGTCCTCTGCAAGTGATTTTATTCGTGCACAATGGGCTTTTTATTTGTCTCTTCTTGTAAAGGCTAAATTTCATTTAGGAATTTTGGTTTTAGATGAACCAGGACAGCATGCTATGGCAACAGAGGATTTAAAAATGCTTTTAAAAGAAGCTGCAAAAATAAAAAACAGACAAGTAATTATTGCTATTTCAAAAGAAGACAAGATTAAAAAAGAAGAATTATTGGACGGATCAACTATTGAGGCAAAAGAAATAAACTTACTTACCATGATAAAAGATACAGGATTAACCGATGGTAAAGATTATAAATTAAATATGATTGATGGTAACGGTAGAAAAGATAAATGTATTCAACGTCTCATTTAA
- a CDS encoding ComEC/Rec2 family competence protein — translation MLNLRCFKAGKGDCFLLTWEKGQTHRLLIDSGIEGTYRFFGPLVRDFTENDSIVITHVDYDHIGGIFKWLNDDQQPINPSVGFYMNTPQLLITPEQSDKVGIEHGINLEELLKETGITPRPLFLYQYEDNILHLNGLQLKILSPTSEVLKKLIEEWTAREIYQNYLDKKLEDNDKVSAKGISNNRSKDDILNNAPQPHQWNKDLLNSSSIAFVLSFNDANILFMGDSNPDLVADELSDQGYTPDNKLPLEMLKISHHGAKYNTTKRLLEIIDCSDYLISTDSSGPYYHPSRETLILISEYGRSSRDKPIVIYSNYSLDIDKLLSEDERFNIEFKEIDQLEIVKKKDDGTFE, via the coding sequence ATGCTTAATTTAAGATGCTTTAAAGCCGGGAAGGGAGATTGTTTCTTACTCACTTGGGAAAAAGGTCAGACACATCGATTACTAATTGACTCGGGAATCGAAGGTACTTATCGTTTCTTTGGGCCATTAGTTAGAGATTTTACCGAGAATGATAGCATTGTGATTACACATGTAGATTATGATCATATTGGTGGTATCTTTAAATGGTTAAATGATGATCAGCAGCCAATAAATCCGTCAGTAGGATTTTATATGAATACACCACAGCTTTTAATCACTCCTGAACAGTCGGATAAAGTCGGTATAGAGCATGGGATTAATCTAGAAGAGTTGCTAAAAGAAACAGGAATTACCCCTCGTCCTTTATTCTTATACCAATATGAAGACAATATATTACATCTAAATGGGTTGCAATTAAAGATTTTATCTCCGACTAGCGAGGTTCTTAAAAAGCTAATTGAGGAATGGACTGCTAGAGAAATATATCAAAATTATCTTGATAAAAAACTTGAGGACAATGATAAGGTCAGTGCGAAAGGTATTTCAAACAATCGATCAAAAGATGATATCTTAAATAACGCTCCCCAGCCACATCAGTGGAACAAAGACCTATTAAATTCATCCTCAATTGCATTTGTGTTGAGCTTTAACGATGCGAATATACTTTTTATGGGTGATTCTAATCCTGATCTTGTTGCGGATGAGCTTTCTGATCAAGGTTACACCCCCGATAATAAATTACCTTTGGAAATGTTGAAGATAAGCCATCACGGTGCAAAATATAATACGACCAAACGACTCCTTGAGATCATCGATTGTTCTGACTATCTGATTTCGACTGATAGCAGCGGACCGTATTATCATCCTTCGCGAGAGACCCTAATTTTAATATCAGAATATGGTCGTTCCTCCAGAGATAAGCCTATAGTCATTTACTCAAATTATTCTTTAGATATAGATAAATTGCTTTCTGAAGATGAACGTTTTAATATTGAATTTAAAGAGATTGATCAATTAGAAATTGTCAAAAAGAAAGATGATGGAACATTTGAATAA
- a CDS encoding NACHT domain-containing protein — protein MKQNIPQLATIKIICNGEVGTAVIYFPDPDLDYVYVMTAKHCLKGKDFNKEFTTTDIKLEKIFNEETSTFHSYNLTETDIVKVSENEEDIALLILLKKDIIPLTGKQFFCQVIDTEDSILNYHIRGFANFNNQEADRPFRMKFIEDDKSNTSRFLLQAENPMDTYYQQALENVEGISGSGAYSLLYGNIYFTGIVHTYEDSGVFTVTKILAYNKIIPPKFSPIESIYPETNQEVLTSFEEIQKNEKTVNARTREKIGDYNVPRDNKGLLKLIKDNNIVVVHGNPGVGKSALTKSTVAHLKATGDHTILTFTPENLYCDTLSEALENSRCKVGIQQLLLSPLSNKYFLIWIESFEKIVESDISGAFNELLELVSKNPNITVILTIRDYLLQKFRINYYYELPETTSYFQVNEFNDQEMELICENIPEISSLLENPKVKSLLHTPYYLDKAVRIMPQLLNERQLDELKFKKLMWQHIVENNQTRRGTVFYEICLKRSREMSLFTTYEGDDTVTTDLVKDNILQLDDMSDANAYSPSHDILEDWALIRFIRHQKSEIPNSKDFLLSIENTPAMRRAFRLWMEEFYEYEPEASVYFMHELLSDDTLFPSWKDELLIVSLRSNHSKVLLDSLKVQLLEDGAKLLDRIIYLLQTGCKKIDPKKRNFSDLLPVGSGWDYIIDFIKTNINEIKLQNFELKHLSLIESWSKQLPEFNQGILPAGAKSAAFLLEDFIFRLQARSVQRRLGRRSSEYLKKYIEILFKLTEADKELIASIIQACMSPETGNERWTDPAFLREIRAYITGGVISDQICRFFPEEVIQIATEDWAKKEEKYTPGSINSMLIREPKVNDFGLNKDLEYDYGLPSGYQTFFYWMFLYHGEKALDFLIYFLNTAFEKNYEILLSLNKREVECINIVFEDGSSVRYYGNYEYWSMYRGFSIYDKVLISSLMALEKTLLEIGDRKDFTIARTFLGRLIRESNNVAVLGVVSSILQAFPNLVDETSVSMLGVQLFFKWDSTRSTSDMIRNHVYNDNEFERKERIASNGRIHRNKYYIGLVGFVADYMFYQRDFNELLYKQVDKMWENVKEDDWLFKKFLFDMDARKYEFKHFDQNGNYVQIVPGYDDTIRNLVESGTNYTIPTANTTWARNAFDYKEVADYNYETWKKGYEFILKLDGEREIMVAPGVMASIALRDFTDQLQTEEIVWCCETIINLEEKKLSKIDPYPINFDLLDNIPPLKGLCYIFKVDIVPYLKLKVKELIFGLLLKGLDERERIALQHAVVNDLALVEPAFVLSCWYGLAEAIKILKAQDKESERKRMLYHQGKLSASDLRKSEEDNWSEVLIASVINGSISAPDEIIVSLDVNTQWYLDDMLRIISWNTALPVHHKFIQDVLTLHVNFLNNPKSSMLDFYESRHAFTFFYPRYLLNQPTEVSLPLLKEILDSSIETPEKSIPDDYLKFIYKLVEEFIRAAIGRIQLENFWIFWEFLEDWMISNNNARFLPVFLFDIDWVESSDKWSVLDGRSLYFKDFITTLGFNRINSSIKFLSGIAFHNFMPDSISWIVPMLQSQNAEQVENNILEKFVEKAFYRYGGKIKRDKNILADFLFILDFLVKRSSPKAYMLREELLQYK, from the coding sequence ATGAAGCAAAATATACCGCAACTTGCAACAATTAAAATTATCTGTAATGGTGAAGTCGGAACAGCTGTTATATATTTCCCCGATCCCGATTTAGACTATGTCTACGTAATGACTGCCAAACACTGTCTGAAGGGAAAGGATTTCAATAAAGAATTTACTACTACAGATATTAAACTTGAAAAGATCTTTAATGAGGAGACATCGACATTTCATTCCTATAATTTGACTGAAACTGATATCGTGAAGGTTTCAGAAAATGAAGAAGATATTGCATTGTTAATTCTTTTAAAAAAGGATATTATTCCCCTTACCGGTAAACAATTTTTTTGCCAGGTGATTGACACAGAGGATTCAATTCTTAATTATCATATTCGTGGATTTGCTAATTTTAATAATCAAGAAGCTGATCGCCCATTTCGAATGAAATTTATAGAAGATGATAAAAGTAATACTAGTAGATTTCTTTTACAGGCTGAAAATCCTATGGATACTTATTATCAGCAGGCACTTGAAAATGTTGAAGGTATATCTGGGAGTGGCGCTTATTCACTTTTATATGGTAATATTTATTTCACAGGAATTGTTCACACTTACGAAGATAGTGGTGTTTTTACAGTAACAAAAATTTTGGCTTACAACAAAATAATTCCGCCTAAATTCAGCCCAATTGAAAGTATATATCCGGAAACGAATCAGGAAGTTCTTACCAGTTTTGAGGAAATACAAAAGAATGAAAAAACAGTCAATGCAAGAACACGTGAAAAAATTGGTGATTATAACGTTCCTCGTGACAATAAAGGTTTATTGAAGTTAATTAAAGATAATAATATTGTAGTGGTTCATGGAAATCCTGGGGTTGGAAAATCTGCATTAACGAAATCAACTGTTGCACATTTAAAGGCAACAGGAGATCACACAATTTTAACTTTTACACCGGAGAATCTTTATTGTGATACACTAAGCGAAGCTCTAGAAAATTCTAGATGTAAAGTGGGTATTCAGCAATTATTATTAAGTCCTCTATCAAATAAGTATTTTCTGATTTGGATTGAGAGTTTCGAAAAGATTGTAGAATCCGACATTTCAGGAGCATTTAATGAATTGCTTGAACTGGTATCGAAAAACCCTAATATAACTGTAATCTTAACCATTAGAGATTACCTCTTGCAAAAATTCAGGATCAATTATTATTATGAGCTTCCTGAAACTACTTCTTATTTTCAAGTGAACGAGTTTAATGATCAGGAAATGGAACTTATTTGTGAAAATATACCTGAAATTAGTTCTTTATTGGAAAACCCTAAAGTTAAGAGCTTATTACATACTCCATATTACTTGGATAAGGCAGTCCGCATCATGCCGCAATTATTAAATGAACGACAACTAGACGAATTAAAATTTAAAAAATTGATGTGGCAACATATTGTCGAAAATAATCAAACAAGACGCGGAACTGTTTTCTATGAGATTTGTCTTAAAAGATCTAGAGAAATGTCTCTTTTTACAACATATGAGGGCGATGACACTGTTACCACTGATCTTGTTAAAGATAATATTCTACAGTTGGATGATATGTCCGATGCTAATGCTTATAGTCCATCTCACGATATATTGGAAGATTGGGCACTGATCAGATTTATAAGACATCAAAAATCAGAGATTCCGAACTCAAAAGATTTTTTACTTTCAATAGAAAATACTCCAGCCATGAGAAGGGCATTCAGATTATGGATGGAAGAGTTTTATGAATATGAACCGGAGGCATCCGTATATTTTATGCACGAGCTTTTAAGTGATGATACTTTGTTCCCGTCATGGAAAGATGAGTTACTGATTGTTTCGCTTAGATCAAATCATTCGAAAGTACTTTTGGATAGTTTAAAAGTACAGCTTCTTGAAGATGGAGCAAAATTGCTGGATCGCATAATCTATTTATTACAAACGGGTTGTAAAAAAATAGATCCTAAAAAAAGAAATTTTAGTGATCTTCTGCCAGTTGGTTCCGGATGGGATTATATAATTGATTTTATTAAAACGAATATTAATGAAATTAAACTTCAAAATTTTGAATTAAAACATTTGAGTCTTATTGAATCATGGTCAAAACAGCTCCCTGAATTTAACCAAGGCATACTTCCAGCCGGTGCAAAAAGTGCTGCTTTTTTGTTGGAAGATTTTATTTTTAGGCTGCAGGCTCGTTCAGTTCAAAGGAGATTGGGTAGGAGATCTTCTGAATACTTAAAAAAATATATTGAAATTCTTTTTAAATTGACGGAAGCTGACAAGGAACTTATTGCTTCCATAATTCAAGCTTGCATGAGTCCTGAGACAGGCAATGAAAGATGGACTGATCCTGCATTTTTACGGGAAATAAGAGCTTATATTACCGGAGGTGTAATTTCGGATCAAATTTGTCGCTTTTTCCCTGAAGAAGTTATTCAAATAGCTACCGAAGACTGGGCTAAAAAAGAAGAAAAATATACACCGGGAAGTATTAATAGTATGCTGATTCGGGAACCTAAAGTAAATGATTTTGGTTTAAACAAAGATTTAGAATATGATTATGGATTACCATCTGGTTATCAGACTTTTTTTTATTGGATGTTTTTGTATCACGGTGAAAAAGCTCTTGATTTCCTTATTTACTTTTTAAATACTGCTTTTGAAAAAAATTATGAAATCCTTTTATCTCTAAACAAGAGAGAGGTGGAATGTATTAATATTGTTTTTGAAGATGGATCGTCTGTTAGATACTATGGAAATTATGAGTATTGGTCTATGTATCGAGGATTTTCAATTTATGATAAGGTTTTAATATCATCGCTGATGGCCCTTGAAAAAACTTTATTAGAGATTGGAGATAGGAAAGATTTTACAATTGCTCGCACATTTTTAGGCAGGCTGATAAGAGAGTCTAATAATGTTGCTGTTTTAGGAGTGGTCTCTAGTATCTTACAGGCATTCCCCAATTTGGTTGATGAAACTTCTGTTTCAATGTTAGGAGTTCAATTGTTTTTTAAATGGGATTCTACACGGTCTACTTCGGATATGATAAGAAACCATGTTTATAATGACAATGAATTTGAAAGAAAAGAACGTATTGCATCAAACGGCAGGATTCATCGCAACAAATACTATATCGGCCTAGTTGGATTTGTTGCTGATTATATGTTTTATCAAAGAGATTTTAATGAACTTTTATATAAACAGGTTGACAAAATGTGGGAGAATGTTAAGGAAGATGATTGGCTTTTTAAAAAATTTTTATTTGATATGGATGCCAGAAAATATGAATTTAAACATTTCGATCAAAACGGAAATTATGTTCAGATAGTTCCCGGATATGATGATACAATTAGAAATTTAGTAGAAAGCGGGACAAATTATACAATTCCAACAGCTAATACGACTTGGGCAAGAAATGCTTTCGACTATAAAGAGGTTGCTGATTATAATTATGAAACTTGGAAAAAAGGTTATGAATTTATTTTGAAACTAGATGGTGAACGGGAAATAATGGTTGCCCCAGGTGTTATGGCATCTATTGCTCTTCGTGATTTTACTGATCAGCTTCAAACTGAAGAAATTGTATGGTGTTGTGAAACTATCATCAATTTAGAAGAAAAAAAATTATCTAAAATAGATCCATACCCTATTAACTTTGATTTATTGGATAATATACCTCCTTTAAAAGGATTATGCTATATTTTTAAGGTTGATATTGTGCCATATTTAAAACTGAAGGTTAAGGAATTAATTTTCGGTCTGCTTTTAAAAGGTTTGGATGAAAGAGAGCGAATTGCATTGCAACATGCAGTTGTAAATGATCTAGCATTAGTCGAGCCAGCGTTCGTATTAAGTTGTTGGTATGGATTAGCGGAAGCTATCAAAATTCTAAAAGCACAAGATAAAGAAAGCGAAAGAAAGCGAATGCTATATCATCAGGGAAAATTAAGTGCTAGTGACCTTCGTAAATCGGAAGAAGACAATTGGTCGGAAGTCTTAATTGCATCTGTTATCAATGGAAGTATAAGCGCTCCTGATGAAATTATCGTTTCATTGGACGTGAACACTCAGTGGTACTTGGATGATATGCTCCGGATCATCTCGTGGAATACAGCTCTTCCTGTTCATCACAAATTCATTCAGGATGTCCTGACACTACACGTTAATTTTCTAAATAATCCCAAATCAAGTATGCTGGATTTTTATGAAAGTAGGCACGCATTCACTTTTTTTTATCCACGATATCTACTGAATCAGCCTACAGAAGTTTCATTACCTCTTTTAAAAGAAATACTTGATTCAAGTATAGAAACACCTGAAAAAAGTATTCCCGATGATTATTTAAAATTTATATATAAGTTAGTTGAAGAGTTTATTAGAGCAGCAATAGGTAGAATTCAACTCGAAAATTTCTGGATATTTTGGGAATTTCTTGAAGATTGGATGATTAGCAATAATAATGCAAGATTTTTACCAGTTTTTCTTTTTGATATTGATTGGGTGGAGAGCTCTGACAAATGGTCAGTATTGGATGGTAGAAGTTTATATTTCAAAGATTTTATAACTACTTTAGGATTCAACAGAATTAACTCATCTATTAAATTTTTAAGCGGCATTGCATTTCATAATTTTATGCCTGACTCAATATCATGGATTGTGCCGATGCTGCAGAGCCAAAATGCTGAGCAGGTCGAGAACAATATTTTAGAAAAATTCGTTGAGAAAGCTTTTTATAGATATGGTGGTAAAATAAAAAGAGATAAAAATATTTTAGCTGACTTTCTATTTATTTTAGATTTTCTAGTCAAAAGAAGTTCTCCCAAAGCCTATATGCTACGAGAAGAATTACTTCAGTATAAATAG
- a CDS encoding ComEC/Rec2 family competence protein yields MTQKTHQISFHFFDIGGGDAIFIRFLGNDSNWHNILIDGGYGREYKNSFAPLIKEILTLGEQIENWIISHIDRDHIGAVKGFVADKRIDNKQNVVKNFLFNHSPEIIKESNGKISVGDGIILRDFLAKHNLLTTVPINTITNPLECYGLKITILSPTPEKEAVATELWKKEESNGKVGRTEIQSDHKKSIDELRGIKFNTDTNPINGSSIAVLAQFGEVNVLLLADSHPSDIVDSLKTLGFSKDNPVKAQFMQLSHHGSKANTSPELLEIVQTNSYVITGNGIHNRHPDKEAIVRVITNDKRDSEIINIHFACDTQELREMFDVDNDALENYNFNCSYSQLGLESEILAYLPITE; encoded by the coding sequence ATGACTCAAAAAACACATCAAATTAGTTTTCATTTTTTTGACATAGGCGGTGGAGATGCAATTTTTATTCGTTTTTTAGGAAATGATTCCAATTGGCATAATATACTTATTGATGGTGGATATGGTAGAGAATATAAAAATTCCTTTGCCCCATTAATTAAAGAAATTCTAACTTTAGGTGAACAGATTGAAAATTGGATAATTAGCCATATAGATCGTGATCATATAGGTGCTGTAAAAGGTTTTGTCGCCGATAAAAGAATTGACAATAAACAAAATGTCGTGAAGAATTTTTTATTCAATCATTCACCTGAAATAATAAAAGAATCTAATGGCAAAATTTCGGTCGGAGATGGTATTATCCTTAGAGATTTTCTGGCTAAGCATAATCTTCTTACCACAGTGCCAATAAATACGATAACCAATCCTCTTGAATGTTATGGTTTAAAAATAACTATTCTCTCACCTACACCAGAGAAGGAAGCTGTTGCGACTGAACTATGGAAAAAAGAAGAAAGTAATGGAAAAGTTGGCAGAACTGAAATTCAGTCTGATCACAAAAAGAGCATAGATGAACTAAGAGGTATTAAATTTAATACTGATACAAATCCTATTAATGGCAGTTCCATTGCTGTTCTTGCTCAATTCGGTGAAGTAAACGTACTGTTGCTTGCTGACAGCCATCCTTCAGATATCGTTGACAGCCTTAAGACTCTAGGTTTCTCAAAAGATAATCCTGTAAAAGCTCAGTTTATGCAGTTGTCGCATCATGGCAGTAAAGCAAATACAAGTCCTGAATTATTAGAAATTGTTCAAACTAATTCTTATGTTATAACAGGCAATGGTATTCATAACCGGCATCCGGATAAGGAGGCAATTGTTCGGGTAATTACTAATGATAAAAGAGATTCCGAAATCATAAATATTCATTTTGCTTGTGATACCCAAGAACTGAGGGAAATGTTTGATGTTGATAACGATGCATTGGAAAATTATAATTTTAATTGCAGCTATTCGCAGCTGGGATTAGAAAGTGAAATTCTTGCTTATTTACCTATAACTGAATAA